A genomic stretch from Mycobacterium cookii includes:
- a CDS encoding CbbQ/NirQ/NorQ/GpvN family protein, with protein MITNTYFANGNEVQLFEQAYQQRLPVMLTGPTGCGKTRLVEHMGLLLNRPVVTISCHDDLTSSDLVGRFMVTGGDVVWTDGPLTRAVKAGAICYLDEVVEARHDSLAILHSLTDHRRALYLDRAGEVVTAPDTFMLACSYNPAYRSSLKELKPSFRQRFVTLAMRYLPAVREAEVVVAEAGINPSTATRLVACATAIRTADHAFHFEPPSTRVLVTAAQLIASGASELEAAEACILAPLSTDGAINDGLREVAVASLATADA; from the coding sequence ATGATCACCAACACGTATTTCGCGAACGGCAACGAAGTCCAGTTGTTCGAGCAGGCCTACCAGCAGCGGCTGCCGGTGATGCTCACCGGCCCGACCGGCTGCGGCAAGACCCGGCTTGTCGAGCACATGGGCCTGCTGCTGAACCGACCCGTCGTCACCATCAGCTGCCACGACGACCTGACCAGCTCCGACCTCGTCGGCCGGTTCATGGTGACCGGCGGCGACGTGGTGTGGACCGACGGCCCGCTCACCAGGGCCGTCAAGGCCGGCGCCATCTGCTATCTCGACGAAGTCGTCGAAGCACGCCACGACTCGCTGGCGATCCTGCATTCGTTGACCGACCACCGCCGCGCTCTCTACCTCGACCGGGCAGGCGAAGTCGTCACAGCGCCGGACACTTTCATGCTGGCCTGTTCCTACAACCCGGCCTACCGCAGCTCACTGAAGGAGCTCAAGCCGTCCTTCCGTCAGCGGTTCGTCACTCTTGCGATGAGATACCTGCCCGCGGTCCGAGAAGCCGAGGTCGTCGTTGCCGAAGCGGGCATCAATCCGTCGACCGCGACAAGACTGGTCGCCTGCGCCACCGCCATCCGCACCGCCGACCACGCCTTTCACTTCGAACCGCCGTCGACCCGTGTGCTGGTCACCGCCGCGCAGCTGATCGCCTCCGGCGCAAGCGAATTAGAGGCTGCCGAGGCCTGCATCCTCGCGCCACTGTCGACCGACGGCGCCATCAACGACGGCTTACGCGAGGTCGCGGTCGCCAGCCTCGCCACCGCCGACGCCTGA
- a CDS encoding NAD(P)H-dependent amine dehydrogenase family protein, with protein MTAVIDGRPKSAERQTYRVVQWTTGNIGTKSVHAIVENSLLELVGCYAWSPDKVGRDVGELCGIAPLGVRATHDIDALIGLEPDCVVYNQMFADVDDLVRVLEAGINVVTTSEFITGHRLGEGRGRILQACERGGSTIFGSGLNPGFIELFAIVSAGLSDRIERVRIVESFDTTIYNSPETEKIMGFGYPIDYPDLPAVTEEGSGIFREAVLIVADALGVELDEIRCEAQYAQATEDVHLPGDWVIAKGCVAGIDVSWKGFVGERDVVEVRGVWTKGQSLEPTWTMGFGYNVTVEGRPTIKTTLAFEPPADFVAETIEEYILLGLTITAVPAITAIPAVVAAPPGIATYNDLPLLLPRGVLRT; from the coding sequence GTGACCGCCGTAATCGACGGTAGGCCGAAAAGTGCTGAGCGGCAGACCTATCGGGTAGTTCAATGGACGACCGGCAACATCGGCACGAAGTCGGTGCACGCGATCGTCGAGAACTCACTGCTCGAGCTTGTCGGATGCTACGCGTGGTCGCCGGACAAGGTCGGCCGCGACGTCGGGGAACTATGCGGGATCGCGCCACTCGGCGTGCGGGCCACCCACGACATCGACGCGCTGATCGGCCTCGAGCCTGATTGTGTGGTGTACAACCAGATGTTCGCCGACGTCGACGATCTGGTCCGCGTTCTCGAAGCGGGCATCAACGTTGTCACCACGTCCGAGTTCATCACCGGCCATCGACTCGGCGAAGGGCGCGGACGCATCCTGCAGGCCTGCGAACGCGGTGGCTCTACGATCTTCGGCAGTGGCCTGAACCCCGGCTTCATCGAACTCTTCGCGATCGTTTCTGCCGGACTCTCGGACAGGATCGAGAGGGTGCGCATCGTGGAATCGTTTGATACCACGATCTACAACTCACCGGAGACCGAGAAGATCATGGGATTCGGATACCCGATCGACTACCCGGACCTGCCGGCGGTGACTGAGGAAGGGTCGGGGATATTTCGCGAGGCCGTTCTCATCGTCGCCGATGCATTGGGGGTTGAGCTCGACGAGATTCGTTGCGAGGCACAGTATGCTCAGGCCACCGAAGACGTTCACCTTCCCGGGGACTGGGTGATCGCCAAGGGCTGTGTGGCCGGAATCGACGTGAGCTGGAAGGGCTTTGTCGGTGAGCGTGACGTCGTCGAGGTACGTGGCGTGTGGACCAAGGGACAATCGCTGGAGCCGACGTGGACGATGGGCTTCGGATACAACGTCACGGTCGAGGGTCGGCCGACGATCAAGACCACGCTGGCGTTCGAGCCGCCCGCAGATTTCGTAGCGGAGACGATCGAGGAATACATCCTGCTCGGTCTGACCATCACAGCCGTGCCGGCCATCACCGCGATACCGGCCGTCGTCGCAGCGCCACCCGGCATCGCGACCTACAACGATCTGCCCCTGCTACTTCCGCGCGGAGTCCTGCGAACATGA
- a CDS encoding VOC family protein, protein MTERETQLHHVVFAVAPERQAAVAKMFTELGFSFDSTELTELGLTIYLDWSGGIELISAVPGAKADVAASVSDFVERNGDGVYTVVLRVPGASDAEAVAERYGSKIRFRQSISGEGSYLDEIDLSVLGLPLTLLSTNIP, encoded by the coding sequence ATGACCGAACGGGAGACGCAGCTTCATCACGTGGTGTTCGCCGTCGCGCCGGAGCGCCAGGCGGCCGTCGCGAAGATGTTCACCGAACTCGGCTTCAGCTTCGACAGCACCGAGCTGACTGAACTCGGTTTGACGATTTATCTGGATTGGAGCGGCGGCATCGAACTGATCAGCGCGGTGCCCGGCGCCAAAGCCGACGTGGCGGCGTCGGTCAGCGACTTCGTGGAGCGCAACGGCGACGGCGTGTACACCGTGGTGCTCCGCGTCCCGGGGGCATCCGACGCCGAAGCCGTCGCCGAACGCTACGGGTCGAAAATTCGTTTCCGGCAGAGCATTTCCGGCGAGGGTTCGTATCTCGACGAAATCGACCTGTCAGTACTCGGCCTGCCGTTGACCCTACTGTCGACCAACATCCCGTGA